From Candidatus Zixiibacteriota bacterium, a single genomic window includes:
- a CDS encoding CHRD domain-containing protein: MPGLYRKAAFLAAILLAVFAFSNSVHATIHHIDVGNFFFAPTGTTVAPGDTVRWTFVGGSHTTTSEVTSPKAWDSGIMPVSDSFDVVFSAGDGPGPFPYLCSVHPFSMKDTIFVTAAPAEPTIFAFKIDEAQAAACAGTGSLASGFGVAILSADSTEVSFHIEHDVSSVTAAHVHFAPACTNGGVSFAFTSPTSPIVETWSVTSSDVTNLMAGGLYINIHSSTFPAGEIRGQVEQQTHKMAFTLDEAQADGGAGTGSFASGVFTGELNASATELSFTVTHDVSNVSDGHIHLGAPGAVGPIRFVFSGLTSPINETWMLTAADVINFLAGDLYVNLHTTANPSGEIRGQLVAGEIVFTLGLDEAQADGGNGTGSSATGFCVATLNSDTKELTVYCEHDVAGPNDAHIHLGAPGVSGPIVKAFTSPVSPIFETFLCDDADYDAILASSTYINIHSASFPAGEIRGQIDLDADFEVTFGLDESEADACGGTGSPATGSSTVTLKPGGKELTVSLTHDVAGAVDGHIHLAPECVNGAVQFGFTSFASPITEIWYLSDADVINLLQKELYINIHSASFPAGEIRGQIDVDVAAWFCGDIDNSGSPAIDISDLVYLVDFMFTGGPPPVNPGAADLNGDGVIDISDLVWLVDFMFTGGPPPTC; the protein is encoded by the coding sequence ATGCCTGGTTTATATCGGAAAGCTGCCTTTCTGGCGGCAATTCTGTTGGCGGTCTTCGCCTTCAGCAACAGTGTCCACGCCACAATTCATCACATTGATGTCGGCAACTTCTTCTTCGCCCCGACCGGTACAACCGTCGCACCTGGCGACACGGTGCGCTGGACGTTTGTGGGCGGCTCGCACACAACCACCTCTGAGGTTACATCGCCCAAAGCCTGGGATTCAGGAATCATGCCGGTGTCCGATAGCTTCGATGTGGTCTTCAGCGCCGGTGACGGTCCCGGGCCGTTTCCATACTTGTGTTCGGTGCATCCTTTCAGCATGAAAGATACTATCTTCGTGACCGCCGCGCCGGCCGAGCCGACTATTTTTGCTTTTAAGATCGATGAAGCCCAGGCTGCTGCCTGCGCCGGTACCGGCAGTTTGGCCAGTGGTTTCGGCGTGGCTATTCTTAGCGCCGATTCCACCGAAGTATCGTTCCACATCGAGCACGATGTCAGTAGTGTCACCGCTGCTCATGTTCATTTCGCTCCGGCCTGTACCAACGGCGGCGTCTCTTTTGCGTTTACTTCGCCCACCAGTCCGATAGTGGAAACCTGGTCGGTGACTTCAAGTGATGTTACAAACCTAATGGCCGGTGGTCTCTACATTAATATTCACTCCAGCACTTTCCCAGCCGGCGAGATTCGTGGCCAGGTCGAACAACAGACACACAAGATGGCCTTCACCCTCGACGAAGCCCAGGCCGACGGCGGGGCGGGCACGGGGAGTTTTGCATCCGGTGTGTTCACCGGTGAGTTGAATGCAAGCGCCACCGAGCTGTCGTTCACCGTCACGCACGATGTCTCTAATGTTTCCGACGGCCACATACATCTCGGTGCACCCGGTGCAGTGGGACCCATACGATTTGTGTTTTCGGGCCTTACCAGTCCCATCAACGAGACCTGGATGCTCACTGCTGCCGATGTGATCAATTTCCTCGCGGGTGATCTGTATGTAAACCTCCACACAACGGCCAATCCGTCAGGGGAGATTCGTGGACAATTGGTGGCCGGTGAAATCGTCTTTACGCTTGGCCTGGACGAAGCGCAGGCCGATGGCGGCAACGGCACAGGTAGCTCGGCGACCGGATTCTGTGTGGCAACACTAAACTCGGATACCAAAGAACTCACTGTCTATTGTGAGCACGATGTGGCCGGTCCCAACGACGCTCACATTCATCTGGGCGCTCCGGGTGTGAGCGGACCGATAGTGAAGGCCTTCACCAGCCCGGTGTCACCGATTTTTGAGACGTTCTTGTGTGACGATGCGGACTACGATGCGATTCTTGCCAGCAGCACGTATATCAACATTCACTCGGCATCGTTCCCAGCCGGGGAGATTCGTGGTCAGATTGACCTGGATGCTGACTTTGAAGTAACATTTGGCCTCGATGAATCCGAAGCCGATGCCTGCGGCGGTACAGGAAGTCCGGCCACCGGTAGCAGCACGGTTACATTGAAGCCGGGCGGTAAGGAACTCACCGTCAGTCTCACCCACGATGTTGCCGGTGCCGTTGACGGCCATATTCATCTGGCCCCGGAATGTGTCAACGGGGCGGTTCAGTTTGGATTCACGAGCTTCGCCTCGCCGATCACTGAAATCTGGTACTTGTCGGATGCCGACGTGATCAACCTGCTGCAAAAGGAATTGTATATCAATATCCACTCGGCGTCGTTTCCCGCCGGAGAGATTCGTGGACAGATCGATGTCGATGTGGCGGCCTGGTTCTGTGGTGATATTGATAATAGCGGATCGCCGGCCATCGACATCTCCGACCTGGTCTATCTGGTAGACTTCATGTTCACCGGCGGCCCACCACCTGTAAACCCGGGGGCGGCCGATCTGAACGGCGACGGCGTAATTGATATTTCAGACCTGGTCTGGCTGGTTGACTTTATGTTCACCGGCGGTCCACCGCCAACCTGCTGA
- a CDS encoding DUF1573 domain-containing protein, which yields MYKYATSILLALLLLAIGTTPSSAAPKLSIAEKSFDFGFSPQNAKLSHVFWLKAEGTDSLKILKVVPGCGCTKAPLERNHLAVGDSTRLEIVFSTGKRSGPASKSPSIKTNAGGPDQRVRFVTNIVTRPDSTYPIIISPYKLTLGQFTAKQRNELSFTIENVSPGDLTFRLVDLPQDYFDVSLPTTIASQSTAECSLVLTEVGLTGSFEKSFTIELDDDERSRFTVPVKHQAAGIGKQVSSMAAPE from the coding sequence ATGTATAAGTATGCCACGTCTATCCTGTTGGCCCTGTTGCTGCTCGCAATTGGAACTACGCCATCGTCGGCTGCGCCGAAGTTGAGCATTGCCGAGAAGTCGTTTGACTTCGGTTTCAGTCCGCAGAATGCCAAATTGTCGCATGTCTTCTGGCTAAAAGCCGAAGGCACCGACAGTCTGAAGATACTGAAAGTCGTGCCCGGATGCGGCTGTACCAAAGCGCCGCTGGAGCGCAACCACCTGGCCGTGGGCGACAGCACGAGGTTGGAAATTGTTTTTTCCACCGGTAAGCGCAGCGGTCCGGCATCCAAAAGCCCCAGTATCAAAACCAACGCCGGTGGGCCCGACCAGCGGGTGCGGTTTGTCACTAATATCGTAACCCGGCCGGACTCAACCTACCCGATAATCATATCGCCATACAAACTGACTCTCGGCCAGTTCACGGCCAAACAGCGAAACGAACTATCCTTCACTATCGAGAACGTTTCGCCGGGCGATCTCACCTTCCGGCTGGTGGACCTGCCGCAAGACTACTTCGACGTCAGCCTGCCGACAACCATCGCATCGCAAAGCACGGCCGAGTGCTCCTTGGTGTTGACAGAAGTCGGTTTGACCGGCTCGTTCGAAAAGTCGTTCACGATTGAGCTTGACGACGATGAGAGAAGTCGATTCACCGTGCCAGTGAAACACCAGGCCGCCGGGATCGGGAAACAGGTCTCATCCATGGCGGCGCCGGAGTAA
- a CDS encoding RNA polymerase sigma factor: MQETKELFWKLMEPEYVRATLYCRKLCGDRDRADDLLQDVMVKAMTKFSDLRNNESFRPWLYRILISTFRDSIRRPWWQRRVSLTPEIESDHAVTDPVNRFNARRWLDLAFTAVSPDEQALVTLHELEQWSIAELAQLYDKSESAIKVRLHRARQKMKKRLKKLLADIGGDSELTNINGINQCIATRPNGE; the protein is encoded by the coding sequence ATGCAAGAAACAAAAGAGCTGTTCTGGAAGTTAATGGAGCCCGAATATGTGCGCGCGACGCTGTACTGCCGCAAACTCTGTGGCGACCGCGATCGCGCCGATGACCTTTTGCAGGATGTAATGGTGAAGGCGATGACCAAGTTTTCTGATCTGCGCAATAATGAATCCTTTCGACCCTGGCTGTACAGAATCCTGATCAGCACTTTTCGAGACAGTATTCGGCGACCCTGGTGGCAGAGGCGAGTATCGTTGACACCTGAGATCGAATCGGATCATGCCGTCACTGACCCCGTCAACCGGTTTAATGCTCGACGTTGGCTTGACCTCGCTTTCACGGCTGTATCGCCCGATGAACAGGCTCTGGTTACCCTGCACGAGTTGGAACAATGGAGCATAGCCGAACTGGCACAGTTATATGACAAGAGCGAAAGCGCAATAAAAGTCCGGCTCCACCGGGCCAGACAGAAGATGAAAAAGCGACTCAAAAAACTCCTGGCCGACATAGGCGGAGACAGTGAGCTAACAAATATCAACGGGATAAACCAATGCATTGCGACCAGGCCCAACGGAGAATAA
- a CDS encoding ABC transporter permease: MLKNYLISAIRTLSKQKLFTAINVFGLTIGLAACLIAMGHLAYEISFEEMHINRDRIYRVDGDYTYRNGDDTHRFKSARVTAPVGPAVALEIPEVEKTAIFRQYTDVAVTIDGEGFRAGNMITAYPELLDVFTLPLKRGNPSTILTEPFTLLITESAAEKLFPLQDPMGRTLTINENTDYRITGVLADIPKNTQLHCDFIASYTSLQSTAVDLDSWEQRPYDYLYLLLSNNADVASVEQKIGALVAKHLPPEIGVEYELGLRPFSDIYLGTLGEGIISEMQPRGEYEIIYMFGILALFILVQAVAGFVNLTTARSADRMKEVGVRKVLGAERNNIVKQFLGESLLLTMLSILVSLVLYEVFKSEVDQIFMRQATVNLSDSPLMLALTGSLVVVVGILAGLYPALYMSRFRPAAILKRQAQARSPRSTLRRILVVTQFAIAITFICCAVITYQQVDYLMGYDLGFKHENMLVLDFEGNDGPQKCRIMKSGLLANRTTNSATASYPPPGRTSFAFWGFYADAECSEVIRTNGYVVDYDFMSTFDLTLAQGRAFSPDHPEDEKRSVLIDESSARFLQMDNPVGQRLYRKGDQTFEIVGVVKDFLGTSKSWARQDLMVIMLDPEQSPTLTIELPAGSVTESLASVAAAWEVVSPGEPFEYRFLDAEIDQEFDEARWIGRIFFSLALVTIIIGCLSVFGLVSYSAEQRTKEIGVRKVLGAHVTSIVALLAKEFVILLAIANAIAWPAAYFFMQDFLSMFASHIDISITTFVIAGGAALLLALATAAYQATRAALANPADSLRSE, encoded by the coding sequence GTGCTTAAGAACTACCTTATTTCCGCAATCAGAACCCTGAGTAAACAAAAACTCTTCACCGCGATCAATGTCTTCGGACTAACGATTGGCCTGGCCGCTTGTTTGATCGCCATGGGTCACCTTGCCTACGAGATCAGCTTCGAGGAGATGCACATAAACCGGGATCGCATCTATCGGGTCGACGGTGACTACACCTATCGAAACGGTGATGACACCCACAGGTTCAAAAGTGCGCGCGTGACCGCCCCGGTCGGTCCGGCGGTGGCGCTGGAGATACCTGAAGTCGAGAAGACAGCCATCTTTCGGCAGTACACCGATGTTGCCGTGACAATCGACGGCGAGGGCTTTCGGGCAGGCAACATGATCACCGCCTATCCGGAGCTTTTGGATGTGTTCACGCTGCCGTTAAAGCGCGGCAACCCCAGCACGATTCTGACCGAACCGTTCACCCTGCTTATCACCGAAAGTGCGGCTGAAAAATTGTTCCCGCTTCAGGACCCCATGGGGCGCACACTCACCATCAACGAAAACACTGACTACCGAATCACCGGCGTACTTGCGGACATTCCGAAGAACACTCAACTGCACTGTGATTTCATCGCATCCTATACCAGCCTCCAGTCAACCGCAGTTGATCTGGACTCATGGGAACAGCGACCGTATGATTACCTGTACCTGTTGTTAAGCAACAATGCAGATGTCGCCTCGGTCGAACAAAAGATAGGCGCACTGGTGGCAAAGCATCTACCTCCGGAGATCGGGGTGGAATACGAACTGGGCTTACGTCCGTTTTCCGATATCTATCTTGGGACGTTGGGTGAAGGTATCATTAGCGAGATGCAGCCGCGCGGAGAGTACGAGATCATCTACATGTTCGGTATTCTGGCTCTGTTCATACTGGTGCAGGCGGTGGCCGGATTCGTTAATCTGACCACGGCGCGGTCGGCCGACCGGATGAAAGAGGTGGGCGTGCGCAAAGTACTGGGCGCCGAACGCAATAATATCGTAAAGCAGTTCCTGGGCGAGTCACTCTTGCTCACAATGTTATCCATACTGGTCAGTCTGGTGCTCTACGAAGTTTTCAAGTCGGAAGTCGATCAGATTTTCATGCGCCAGGCCACCGTTAATCTTTCTGACAGTCCGCTAATGCTGGCCCTCACCGGGTCACTTGTTGTGGTCGTTGGTATCCTGGCCGGGCTCTACCCGGCTTTGTATATGTCGCGGTTCCGACCGGCAGCTATCCTGAAGCGTCAAGCCCAGGCCAGATCGCCCAGGTCGACGCTCCGCCGGATTTTGGTCGTGACGCAGTTTGCCATTGCTATTACATTCATCTGCTGCGCTGTCATCACCTACCAGCAGGTGGACTACCTAATGGGGTATGACCTCGGTTTCAAACATGAAAACATGCTTGTCCTTGATTTTGAAGGGAACGATGGACCTCAAAAATGCCGGATTATGAAATCCGGTCTGCTGGCTAACCGCACCACCAATTCTGCCACTGCATCGTATCCTCCGCCGGGAAGAACCTCTTTCGCCTTCTGGGGATTCTACGCCGACGCCGAGTGTAGCGAAGTGATTCGGACCAACGGTTACGTCGTCGATTACGATTTCATGTCGACCTTTGACCTGACTCTGGCTCAGGGACGTGCTTTCTCACCCGACCACCCCGAAGATGAAAAACGCAGTGTCCTTATCGATGAATCCAGCGCCCGGTTCTTGCAGATGGATAACCCGGTCGGTCAACGACTCTATCGTAAGGGTGATCAGACGTTCGAGATCGTAGGCGTGGTCAAGGACTTCCTCGGCACCTCAAAGAGTTGGGCCCGTCAGGATTTAATGGTCATCATGCTGGACCCGGAACAAAGCCCAACGTTGACCATAGAGCTGCCGGCTGGAAGCGTGACCGAGTCATTGGCTTCGGTGGCGGCCGCGTGGGAGGTGGTGTCGCCGGGTGAACCTTTCGAGTACCGGTTTCTCGATGCTGAGATCGATCAGGAATTCGATGAAGCGAGATGGATCGGTAGGATCTTTTTCAGTCTGGCCTTGGTGACTATTATCATCGGATGCCTGAGTGTATTCGGTTTGGTCTCCTATTCGGCTGAGCAGAGAACCAAAGAAATTGGTGTCAGAAAAGTTCTCGGCGCCCATGTCACCAGCATCGTCGCCCTCTTGGCCAAAGAGTTTGTCATTCTGTTAGCCATCGCCAATGCTATTGCCTGGCCGGCGGCCTACTTTTTCATGCAGGACTTTTTGTCGATGTTCGCCTCACATATCGACATCTCGATCACGACTTTTGTCATCGCCGGAGGAGCAGCGCTATTGTTAGCCCTGGCCACGGCTGCATACCAGGCCACTCGTGCCGCTTTGGCCAACCCGGCCGATTCGTTGAGGAGTGAGTAG
- a CDS encoding NapC/NirT family cytochrome c has translation MTDEVEKPQKIRRRTIFRHPLSAVGGALLFSGAFLFLILLLIDLSSGTENPYRSLVTFVVAPFIMLIGLLFFGGALALQIRKARKAGERIRFRLSIDPTIPQNWRNLWLFLGLSSVSIFVVAYIGTKAYEATDSTGFCGETCHVVMEPQSVTYHNSPHAKVPCVECHIGEGASFWVKAKFDGMRQMYSTALDLFDRPIQTPVHDLRPAQETCENCHWPQQFYGDKLSTRTYYRTDEENSPWTIKLLLKIGGGNPRTGRAEGIHWHMIGENRVDYIATDYTRQEIPWVRFITAENDTVVYTDPGFELTDLQIPEGEDSSLYEIRRFDCMDCHNRPSHRFQPPAVSINLALSTRRIDPGLPYVRQVGLDLLNGDYKDNDEAHMKITSGLVDYYQENYPKVADSAVDAIKQASKTLTSIYDQNFFPEMRTDYRVRENNLSHFVNEGCFRCHDGEKTNQYGQILATDCKTCHLMVAQGASEDPGELETDITGLLFEHPEDIDGAWAEMLCTECHDESSGY, from the coding sequence ATGACTGATGAAGTAGAAAAGCCCCAAAAAATCCGGCGGCGAACGATATTCAGACATCCCTTGTCGGCGGTCGGCGGAGCACTGCTGTTTTCCGGCGCCTTCTTGTTTCTGATCCTTTTGCTGATCGATCTGAGCAGTGGTACAGAAAACCCGTATCGCTCACTGGTTACCTTTGTCGTCGCGCCCTTTATCATGCTAATCGGCTTGCTGTTTTTCGGCGGTGCGCTGGCCCTGCAGATTCGCAAAGCCAGGAAAGCCGGTGAGCGAATCCGCTTCCGGTTGTCAATCGATCCTACCATTCCGCAAAACTGGCGCAACCTCTGGCTCTTTTTGGGATTGTCGTCCGTGTCGATTTTTGTAGTCGCCTACATAGGGACCAAGGCATACGAAGCGACCGACTCCACCGGTTTCTGCGGCGAGACCTGCCATGTAGTGATGGAACCTCAGAGCGTGACCTATCACAATTCGCCACATGCCAAGGTGCCATGCGTTGAGTGTCATATCGGAGAAGGTGCGTCGTTTTGGGTGAAAGCCAAGTTCGATGGTATGCGTCAGATGTATTCGACGGCTCTTGATTTGTTCGACAGACCGATTCAGACGCCGGTGCACGATCTCAGACCGGCTCAGGAGACCTGTGAGAACTGTCATTGGCCCCAACAATTCTACGGCGATAAACTGAGTACGCGGACCTACTATCGCACCGACGAAGAAAACTCGCCGTGGACTATAAAGCTGCTGCTCAAAATAGGCGGTGGCAATCCGCGCACCGGACGGGCCGAAGGTATCCACTGGCACATGATCGGTGAGAACCGCGTTGATTATATCGCTACCGATTACACACGCCAGGAAATCCCCTGGGTGCGTTTTATCACTGCCGAAAATGATACAGTCGTGTACACCGATCCCGGATTCGAACTGACCGATTTGCAAATTCCGGAAGGGGAGGACTCAAGCTTGTATGAGATTCGGCGGTTCGACTGCATGGATTGCCACAACCGACCGTCGCACCGCTTTCAACCGCCGGCGGTGTCCATTAACCTGGCCCTCTCGACAAGGCGCATAGACCCCGGTTTGCCATACGTTCGTCAAGTCGGTCTCGATTTGCTTAACGGCGACTACAAGGACAACGACGAAGCTCACATGAAAATCACCAGTGGCTTAGTCGATTACTATCAGGAGAATTACCCCAAAGTAGCCGATTCGGCCGTCGATGCCATAAAACAGGCATCGAAAACACTGACTTCAATCTACGACCAGAACTTTTTCCCGGAGATGCGCACCGACTATCGGGTGCGGGAAAACAACCTCAGCCACTTCGTCAACGAGGGCTGTTTCCGCTGTCACGATGGTGAGAAGACCAATCAGTATGGTCAGATTCTGGCCACAGATTGTAAGACTTGTCACTTGATGGTGGCACAGGGTGCATCGGAGGACCCTGGGGAGTTGGAAACGGATATTACCGGGCTTTTGTTTGAGCATCCGGAAGACATCGACGGCGCCTGGGCCGAGATGCTATGTACCGAATGTCACGACGAGAGTTCGGGGTATTAG
- a CDS encoding cytochrome c3 family protein yields MSSRPTHWRRYKRLGSILAIGVIVLSIPLVLYGAEVPDETCLDCHDGLDSSLAEGVHRLSSQTTGYALEVGCVNCHTGGEAHIDDPSTDNITNPSRLIGTEVTTLCSKCHQSHQELDDYGFDAHSTLEINCAECHRVHSVGGQELLDDRAEFCLKCHQEMSNKLSRRSNHPVLQDNVTCLSCHNFTKRADHNTVYGLGGVCQDCHPDQGGPFLHEHAATQAYAVTGSHCVECHNPHGSENNRLLRQPGNQMCRSCHVEHVTRNHADLWDNVWSKQPCQTCHTDTHGSFVSALYLDPDLPAKLGGNCYDAGCHSLNGQGGN; encoded by the coding sequence ATGAGCAGTAGACCAACGCATTGGCGACGATACAAGAGGCTTGGATCGATCCTGGCCATAGGTGTTATCGTTCTGTCGATACCACTGGTTCTCTATGGCGCTGAGGTTCCCGATGAGACCTGTCTGGACTGCCACGACGGTTTGGATAGTTCACTGGCGGAAGGAGTTCATCGGCTGAGTTCCCAGACCACCGGGTACGCCCTTGAGGTCGGGTGCGTGAATTGCCATACGGGTGGCGAGGCTCATATCGACGATCCGTCAACGGACAATATCACCAACCCCAGCCGCCTGATAGGCACCGAAGTTACCACACTGTGTTCCAAGTGTCATCAATCGCACCAGGAACTTGACGATTATGGTTTTGATGCTCACTCGACTTTGGAGATAAACTGTGCCGAATGCCATCGCGTACACAGTGTCGGTGGCCAGGAGTTGCTCGATGATCGGGCTGAGTTCTGTTTGAAGTGTCACCAGGAAATGAGCAACAAACTCTCCCGCCGGTCCAATCATCCGGTGCTTCAGGACAACGTCACCTGTTTGTCATGCCATAATTTCACCAAGCGGGCCGACCATAATACGGTCTATGGGTTAGGGGGCGTCTGTCAGGACTGTCATCCCGATCAGGGCGGTCCCTTCCTGCATGAACATGCGGCCACCCAGGCATACGCGGTGACAGGCAGTCACTGTGTCGAATGCCACAACCCGCACGGCAGTGAGAACAATCGTCTGTTGCGTCAGCCGGGGAATCAGATGTGTCGCTCATGCCATGTTGAGCATGTTACCAGAAACCACGCCGATCTTTGGGATAACGTGTGGAGCAAACAGCCGTGTCAAACCTGCCATACTGATACCCACGGTTCTTTTGTCAGCGCGCTCTATCTGGACCCGGACTTACCCGCCAAACTCGGCGGGAACTGCTATGATGCCGGATGTCATTCTCTCAACGGTCAGGGAGGCAACTAA
- a CDS encoding multiheme c-type cytochrome, with protein MRQLRIAAVGLAVLIAVFSGCERKVTEEVTKIVAAEDAAEYIGSSACGACHAATYESFQNTGHPYKLNEAEDVQAGDYYPFSDVPDAPSIVSWDDVDKVIGGFWWKARFIRHSGSIVTGAAVQYNLATEGWVGYHDGEDLPYDCGPCHMTAYRDTGNQEGHDSLIGTWAFGGVQCEECHGAGSLHASTPYDVAMKIDRSNEGCGKCHIRGDVNKIPASGSFVKHHEQWNEMFTTKHASIQCVDCHDVHYGLHPDSPDRDMAIKLTCENCHLEKTESFGRTDIEEHLSSPFAPGCIDCHMPKGAKSAVAADTYVGDVTSHLWRINTDVDAEYITDNFANGYLTVEYTCLQCHTTEDKAWAAANADRSHAPNTADTDVCMTCHDGSNNLAQKVIAATRQWEFSLHATGERSDRSRGSCAPCHTNEGFIADLEGEEVAGDVFNAIGCFTCHDPHTNGSFAIRTTDEVELGDGTEFDNGISNLCANCHKSRRDVATYVVAGKEMSNHFGPHHGPHADMVMGTNAYEYDGYTYTNSWHTSGIDDPCLSCHYDEADRYEFGGHSFRMRNEDGDENVEACNITGCHGDEFEIDSLNRVADADFDGDGNIEGVFDEIEGLIDDLQDELIAAGLLEWIAEDGIWEPTDDLVVPNVDSLGAVYNWAFVHEDQSHGIHNTLYAVGLLRSAYNYMTTGDPNGAPARRKPVMLTTH; from the coding sequence ATGAGACAGTTGAGAATTGCAGCAGTGGGGCTGGCCGTTTTGATAGCGGTTTTCTCAGGCTGCGAGAGAAAGGTCACCGAGGAAGTGACCAAAATCGTCGCAGCCGAGGACGCTGCCGAATACATCGGAAGCTCTGCCTGTGGCGCATGTCATGCAGCTACCTATGAGAGTTTCCAGAACACCGGACACCCTTACAAGCTAAACGAGGCTGAAGATGTCCAGGCGGGTGACTACTATCCGTTCAGCGATGTGCCCGATGCGCCCTCTATAGTATCATGGGACGATGTTGACAAAGTGATCGGTGGCTTCTGGTGGAAAGCGCGATTCATTCGCCACTCAGGCTCTATAGTTACCGGCGCCGCGGTCCAGTACAATCTGGCCACCGAGGGATGGGTCGGCTACCATGATGGGGAGGACCTCCCCTACGATTGTGGTCCCTGTCACATGACCGCCTATCGCGATACCGGCAACCAGGAAGGCCACGACAGCCTGATCGGTACCTGGGCATTCGGCGGCGTTCAGTGCGAGGAATGCCACGGTGCCGGTAGTCTGCATGCTTCCACACCCTACGATGTCGCCATGAAAATCGACCGCTCCAACGAAGGTTGCGGCAAGTGCCACATCCGCGGCGATGTCAATAAGATTCCGGCCAGCGGAAGTTTTGTGAAGCATCACGAACAGTGGAACGAGATGTTCACCACCAAGCACGCCTCTATCCAGTGTGTGGACTGTCACGACGTGCACTATGGTTTGCATCCGGATAGCCCCGACCGCGACATGGCTATCAAGCTCACCTGTGAGAATTGCCATCTGGAAAAAACAGAATCGTTCGGGCGGACCGATATCGAGGAACACCTAAGCAGCCCGTTCGCGCCCGGCTGTATCGATTGCCACATGCCCAAAGGAGCCAAATCGGCCGTGGCAGCGGATACTTATGTCGGCGACGTGACTTCGCATTTGTGGCGGATCAATACCGATGTCGACGCCGAGTACATCACCGACAACTTCGCCAACGGTTACCTGACTGTGGAGTACACCTGCCTTCAGTGTCACACCACCGAAGACAAGGCCTGGGCAGCGGCCAACGCCGACCGCTCCCACGCTCCCAACACGGCTGATACCGATGTTTGCATGACCTGCCACGACGGTTCCAACAATCTCGCTCAAAAAGTGATTGCCGCCACTCGTCAGTGGGAGTTCTCACTCCACGCAACCGGCGAACGCTCTGATCGCAGCCGTGGCTCTTGCGCTCCGTGTCATACCAATGAAGGATTCATAGCCGATCTTGAGGGTGAAGAAGTTGCCGGCGACGTCTTCAACGCCATCGGTTGTTTCACTTGCCACGATCCTCACACCAATGGATCGTTCGCTATCAGAACCACCGATGAAGTGGAGCTGGGCGACGGCACCGAATTCGACAACGGTATCTCAAATCTGTGTGCCAACTGCCACAAGAGCCGTCGCGATGTAGCTACCTACGTCGTAGCCGGCAAGGAAATGAGCAACCACTTCGGTCCCCATCACGGACCTCATGCCGACATGGTGATGGGCACAAACGCCTATGAGTACGACGGATATACCTACACCAACTCGTGGCACACGTCTGGAATCGACGATCCCTGCCTGAGCTGCCACTACGACGAAGCCGACCGTTACGAATTCGGTGGACATAGCTTCCGAATGAGGAACGAGGACGGCGATGAAAACGTCGAGGCCTGCAATATTACCGGCTGTCACGGCGACGAGTTCGAAATCGACAGCTTGAACAGGGTTGCCGACGCGGACTTCGACGGTGACGGTAACATCGAAGGCGTATTCGATGAGATCGAGGGTCTTATTGATGACCTGCAGGATGAGTTGATCGCGGCCGGCCTGCTCGAATGGATTGCCGAGGATGGCATTTGGGAACCTACCGATGACCTGGTTGTGCCGAACGTTGACAGTTTGGGCGCTGTCTACAACTGGGCCTTCGTCCATGAGGACCAGTCGCACGGCATCCACAACACTCTGTACGCTGTGGGGCTCTTGCGATCAGCCTATAATTACATGACGACCGGTGATCCCAACGGCGCTCCCGCCAGGCGGAAACCTGTCATGTTGACAACTCATTAG